One Gemmatimonadota bacterium genomic window, GGCCATATACCGTCTGCCTGTTTTCGTATGCGATCTCGTTGGACTTTCCGCGCTGGCTTACTGGATATTCGGTCGGTCCAGACCCTAGGAGGACTCAGCGATGATGAGCCTGGCTGAACAGAAGGCCTTTTTCGAGGAAGAGGGTTACCTGGTCGTCGAGGGCGTGCTGTCGGAAGACGAACTGGCCGCATGCCACGAGGAAATCGAACGCCTGCACCGGCTGTCGGCGGAACTCGAGTCCGCCGGCGATCCGGCATCCTCGCGTTTCCAGCGCGAACCCTACGCGAAGGGCGCGAACCGGCCGGACGGCCTGCCCGTGCTGAGGAAAATCGAAAACACGCGGGAGATCTCGACGTTCTTTCGCGACCTCTCCGTCCATCCCAGGCTGCTCCGGGTGGTGGGTGGATTGCTCGGTCCCGACCTGCTGCTCTTCCGCAGCACCCTGATGCTCAAGCCGGCCTTTCACGGCTCCGCCCATGCGCCGCACCAGGATTC contains:
- a CDS encoding phytanoyl-CoA dioxygenase family protein yields the protein MMSLAEQKAFFEEEGYLVVEGVLSEDELAACHEEIERLHRLSAELESAGDPASSRFQREPYAKGANRPDGLPVLRKIENTREISTFFRDLSVHPRLLRVVGGLLGPDLLLFRSTLMLKPAFHGSAHAPHQDSAYWPIEPPALVTVSIALNEATTENGCFKVIPRSHTWGLKDWGLIAQAQDAEPAQERDLRDANQVEVPLKAGSALFFHSLMVHGSGPNRSPHP